One window of Apteryx mantelli isolate bAptMan1 chromosome 8, bAptMan1.hap1, whole genome shotgun sequence genomic DNA carries:
- the RNASEL gene encoding 2-5A-dependent ribonuclease isoform X2, giving the protein MEHTTQSQLEAPPSSSTATAEDLAAKLNAAVRNEEIENVKELLERGADVNSKAESGWTPLQSAVHVNEDLVRFLLEKGADLHARKDNGGTAFTEAGIEGNVRLLELFLDHGSDINEHDDNGFTAFMEAAWYGKEEALRFLHSRGADVNLRRVVSEEKRKLNKGGATALLDACREGHTSVVKALVQDMNADLNICDNQDRNALIHALKSSRNKTVESAVSIGHFLLDHGVDVNSRDENGKTALILAAEMKSLDLVKALLDKGEIDIDDADDEGNTALMVAVMKNDYNIAKLLCEKGARTNVGNLIEVANRNRASDLAKLLLKHKARFVPKSPTGWEPTSKRWRNHLKQLYEIYRPMIGKLKIFQYIYYRIQNTSQGSIYLGLYGDTEVAVKIGCHRDTEEDKEKRFLEQCGNCKRLVKLFQYEKAKGCLYLCFPLWEKNLEEYLQESEDEMDYKGILKMIFQAVRELHLLGFAHQDLCPSKFLIDLNGTIYLADFDNRRKLIEDKKELVNSDLEALSRLVLYVITGGKKPFEKISTKDVATDSPDYEEALDLVKSLGSHDERGLEGLSKHPFFWSKQIRFNFLKNIWNKIKDCHNQETVFKNFNTPKGVAYLQWTLEVILFSLDSYEG; this is encoded by the exons ATGGAGCACACAACTCAGAGCCAGCTGGAGGCACCACCCTCTTCAAGCACCGCAACAGCAGAAGACCTTGCTGCCAAGCTAAATGCTGCTGTGAGAAATGAAGAGATAGAAAATGTGAAGGAGCTGTTGGAGAGAGGGGCGGATGTGAATTCCAAAGCGGAGTCGGGCTGGACGCCACTGCAGAGCGCTGTGCATGTGAACGAGGACCTGGTTCGGTTTCTGCTGGAGAAGGGTGCTGATCTGCATGCCAGGAAGGACAATGGTGGCACTGCCTTTACTGAGGCAGGGATAGAGGGAAATGTGAGACTGTTGGAGCTCTTTCTTGATCATGGCTCGGACATTAATGAACATGATGACAATGGCTTCACAGCTTTCATGGAGGCTGCTTGGTATGGGAAAGAGGAGGCCTTGAGATTCCTGCATAGCAGGGGAGCAGATGTGAATTTGAGGAGGGTCGTCagtgaggaaaaaaggaaactaaataAAGGAGGTGCAACAGCATTGCTGGATGCTTGTAGGGAGGGTCACACCTCAGTTGTAAAAGCTCTGGTCCAAGATATGAACGCTGATCTGAACATCTGTGACAACCAAGATAGAAATGCCTTGATCCATGCCCTCAAGAGCAGTCGCAATAAAACAGTGGAGTCTGCTGTCTCTATAGGACATTTCCTGCTTGACCATGGTGTTGATGTGAACAGCAGAGATGAAAATGGGAAAACTGCCCTCATCCTGGCTGCTGAAATGAAGAGCTTAGATTTGGTGAAGGCTTTATTGGACAAGGGTGAAATAGATAttgatgatgcagatgatgaggGCAACACAGCACTGATGGTAGCTGTAATGAAAAATGATTACAACATAGCAAAGCTGCTGTGTGAAAAAGGAGCAAGGACTAATGTTGGGAACCTTATTGAGGTTGCAAATAGGAATCGTGCTTCTGACCTGGCAAAGCTTCTTCTGAAGCACAAGGCCAGGTTTGTTCCAAAATCCCCTACAGGCTGGGAGCCAACCAGTAAACGCTGGAGGAACCACCTGAAACAGCTTTATGAAATTTATCGCCCCATGATTGGCAAACTAAAGATATTTCAATACATATACTATAGGATTCAGAACACTTCCCAAGGTAGCATCTACCTAGGGCTCTATGGTGACACAGAGGTGGCAGTAAAAATAGGCTGCCACCGTGATACAGAGGAGgacaaagagaaaagattccTTGAACAGTGTGGTAACTGCAAGCGTCTAGTGAAGCTCTTTCAGTATGAGAAGGCAAAAGGCTGCCTGTATTTGTGCTTTCCTCTCTGGGAGAAAAACCTTGAAGAGTACTTGCAAGAATCAGAAGATGAAATGGATTACAAAGGCATTCTGAAGATGATCTTCCAGGCAGTGAGAGAACTGCACTTGCTAGGATTTGCTCACCAGGATCTGTGTCCCAGCAAATTTTTGAtag attTAAATGGCACAATTTACTTGGCGGATTTTGATAATCGAAGAAAGTTGATTGAAGACAAAAAGGAACTTGTAAACTCAGACCTAGAG GCCCTTAGCAGGCTCGTGCTATATGTTATAACAGGCGGTAAGAAACCCTTTGAGAAAATCAGTACCAAGGATGTGGCTACAGATTCCCCTGATTATGAGGAGGCTCTGGACCTTGTGAAAAGCTTGGGGTCTCATGATGAGCGAGGCTTGGAAGGTTTGAGTAAACATCCCTTTTTCTGGAGCAAACAGAT TAGGTTCAATTTCCTGAAGAATATATGGAACAAAATCAAAGATTGCCACAACCaggaaactgtttttaaaaactttaacACTCCTAAAGGTGTTGCTTACCTGCAGTGGACTTTGGAGGTAATCCTCTTCTCTTTGGATTCGTATGAGGGTTGA
- the RNASEL gene encoding 2-5A-dependent ribonuclease isoform X1 — translation MEHTTQSQLEAPPSSSTATAEDLAAKLNAAVRNEEIENVKELLERGADVNSKAESGWTPLQSAVHVNEDLVRFLLEKGADLHARKDNGGTAFTEAGIEGNVRLLELFLDHGSDINEHDDNGFTAFMEAAWYGKEEALRFLHSRGADVNLRRVVSEEKRKLNKGGATALLDACREGHTSVVKALVQDMNADLNICDNQDRNALIHALKSSRNKTVESAVSIGHFLLDHGVDVNSRDENGKTALILAAEMKSLDLVKALLDKGEIDIDDADDEGNTALMVAVMKNDYNIAKLLCEKGARTNVGNLIEVANRNRASDLAKLLLKHKARFVPKSPTGWEPTSKRWRNHLKQLYEIYRPMIGKLKIFQYIYYRIQNTSQGSIYLGLYGDTEVAVKIGCHRDTEEDKEKRFLEQCGNCKRLVKLFQYEKAKGCLYLCFPLWEKNLEEYLQESEDEMDYKGILKMIFQAVRELHLLGFAHQDLCPSKFLIDLNGTIYLADFDNRRKLIEDKKELVNSDLEALSRLVLYVITGGKKPFEKISTKDVATDSPDYEEALDLVKSLGSHDERGLEGLSKHPFFWSKQIRFNFLKNIWNKIKDCHNQETVFKNFNTPKGVAYLQWTLEIDKEVLQIMENPEGRKYKYRNGVQNLLRFIRNLDEHPQKRISEIIGDHADYFLTLFPALTIDVYNYLHKHPTFSHLADIQDPSLS, via the exons ATGGAGCACACAACTCAGAGCCAGCTGGAGGCACCACCCTCTTCAAGCACCGCAACAGCAGAAGACCTTGCTGCCAAGCTAAATGCTGCTGTGAGAAATGAAGAGATAGAAAATGTGAAGGAGCTGTTGGAGAGAGGGGCGGATGTGAATTCCAAAGCGGAGTCGGGCTGGACGCCACTGCAGAGCGCTGTGCATGTGAACGAGGACCTGGTTCGGTTTCTGCTGGAGAAGGGTGCTGATCTGCATGCCAGGAAGGACAATGGTGGCACTGCCTTTACTGAGGCAGGGATAGAGGGAAATGTGAGACTGTTGGAGCTCTTTCTTGATCATGGCTCGGACATTAATGAACATGATGACAATGGCTTCACAGCTTTCATGGAGGCTGCTTGGTATGGGAAAGAGGAGGCCTTGAGATTCCTGCATAGCAGGGGAGCAGATGTGAATTTGAGGAGGGTCGTCagtgaggaaaaaaggaaactaaataAAGGAGGTGCAACAGCATTGCTGGATGCTTGTAGGGAGGGTCACACCTCAGTTGTAAAAGCTCTGGTCCAAGATATGAACGCTGATCTGAACATCTGTGACAACCAAGATAGAAATGCCTTGATCCATGCCCTCAAGAGCAGTCGCAATAAAACAGTGGAGTCTGCTGTCTCTATAGGACATTTCCTGCTTGACCATGGTGTTGATGTGAACAGCAGAGATGAAAATGGGAAAACTGCCCTCATCCTGGCTGCTGAAATGAAGAGCTTAGATTTGGTGAAGGCTTTATTGGACAAGGGTGAAATAGATAttgatgatgcagatgatgaggGCAACACAGCACTGATGGTAGCTGTAATGAAAAATGATTACAACATAGCAAAGCTGCTGTGTGAAAAAGGAGCAAGGACTAATGTTGGGAACCTTATTGAGGTTGCAAATAGGAATCGTGCTTCTGACCTGGCAAAGCTTCTTCTGAAGCACAAGGCCAGGTTTGTTCCAAAATCCCCTACAGGCTGGGAGCCAACCAGTAAACGCTGGAGGAACCACCTGAAACAGCTTTATGAAATTTATCGCCCCATGATTGGCAAACTAAAGATATTTCAATACATATACTATAGGATTCAGAACACTTCCCAAGGTAGCATCTACCTAGGGCTCTATGGTGACACAGAGGTGGCAGTAAAAATAGGCTGCCACCGTGATACAGAGGAGgacaaagagaaaagattccTTGAACAGTGTGGTAACTGCAAGCGTCTAGTGAAGCTCTTTCAGTATGAGAAGGCAAAAGGCTGCCTGTATTTGTGCTTTCCTCTCTGGGAGAAAAACCTTGAAGAGTACTTGCAAGAATCAGAAGATGAAATGGATTACAAAGGCATTCTGAAGATGATCTTCCAGGCAGTGAGAGAACTGCACTTGCTAGGATTTGCTCACCAGGATCTGTGTCCCAGCAAATTTTTGAtag attTAAATGGCACAATTTACTTGGCGGATTTTGATAATCGAAGAAAGTTGATTGAAGACAAAAAGGAACTTGTAAACTCAGACCTAGAG GCCCTTAGCAGGCTCGTGCTATATGTTATAACAGGCGGTAAGAAACCCTTTGAGAAAATCAGTACCAAGGATGTGGCTACAGATTCCCCTGATTATGAGGAGGCTCTGGACCTTGTGAAAAGCTTGGGGTCTCATGATGAGCGAGGCTTGGAAGGTTTGAGTAAACATCCCTTTTTCTGGAGCAAACAGAT TAGGTTCAATTTCCTGAAGAATATATGGAACAAAATCAAAGATTGCCACAACCaggaaactgtttttaaaaactttaacACTCCTAAAGGTGTTGCTTACCTGCAGTGGACTTTGGAG ATTGACAAGGAGGTTCTACAAATCATGGAAAACCCTGAAGGTAGAAAATACAAATATAGGAATGGAGTCCAAAACCTGCTGAGGTTCATCAGAAACCTGGATGAACACCCACAAAAAAG gaTCAGCGAAATAATAGGGGATCATGCTGACTATTTCTTGACGCTTTTTCCAGCACTGACCATTGATGTCTACAACTACTTACACAAGCACCCCACTTTCAGTCACCTTGCAGATATTCAGGACCCTTCTCTGTCATAG